The following coding sequences are from one Venturia canescens isolate UGA chromosome 5, ASM1945775v1, whole genome shotgun sequence window:
- the SmD3 gene encoding small nuclear ribonucleoprotein Sm D3: MSIGVPIKVLHEAEGHTITCETNTGEVYRGKLIEAEDNMNCQMQSITVTYRDGQVGQLENVYIRGSKIRFLILPDMLKNAPMFKRPGGKGSGTAGRGKSAILRAQARGRGRGQNQRGRGTGSAPWLNQQNQPGGSQGGRGRG; encoded by the exons ATGTCGATAGGCGTACCGATAAAAGTGCTTCACGAAGCCGAGGGTCATACCATAACCTGCGAAACCAACACTGGTGAAGTATACCGTGGCAAATTAATCGAAGCCGAAGACAATATGAATTGTCAAATGCAAAGTATCACAGTTACGTACAGAGACGGTCAAGTGGGACAACTCGAAAATGTTTACATTAGAGGATCCAAAATACGATTTCTTATATTACCTGATATGTTGAAAAACGCACCGATGTTCAAGAGACCTGGTGGCAAAGGGTCTGGCACAGCAGGACGAGGAAAATCTGCTATTCTACGCGCACAAG CGAGAGGCAGAGGTCGTGGTCAAAACCAAAGAGGAAGAGGAACTGGATCAGCTCCTTGGCTCAACCAACAGAATCAACCTGGTGGATCACAAGGTGGACGTGGAAGAGGCTAA